One Agelaius phoeniceus isolate bAgePho1 chromosome 8, bAgePho1.hap1, whole genome shotgun sequence genomic region harbors:
- the RABGAP1L gene encoding rab GTPase-activating protein 1-like isoform X8 → MMEEVSMVVAYDAHVFGQLRDEDLLARLVAGSKPKAVVPTKKLKKYEREYQTMRESQLQQEDPMDRYKFICL, encoded by the exons ATGATGGAAGAGGTCTCCATGGTGGTGGCTTACGATGCCCACGTGTTTGGGCAGCTGCGGGATGAGGACTTGCTGGCCAGGCTGGTGGCAGGCAGCAAACCCAAAGCTGTG GTGCCAACaaaaaagctgaagaaataTGAGAGAGAGTACCAAACCATGCGAGAgagccagctgcagcaggaagatCCTATGGACAGATACAAG tttaTATGTTTGTAG